In a single window of the Mustelus asterias unplaced genomic scaffold, sMusAst1.hap1.1 HAP1_SCAFFOLD_160, whole genome shotgun sequence genome:
- the LOC144485193 gene encoding uncharacterized protein LOC144485193, protein MQNPWIFLALLLGTPTGDAAELNNNVLAHIVSSFRRVARVLPSDIEGGGQFSFLMALTADQCENDNRNLPFIPGRPDRPSIKRNSRYFMTYPAANYIAVYRNSYQCSEYKILHPQPGRFRSAAEEFVLSTRDMPVGCVILYTTYAPCTRRCFSDDEYWCIIDPILNLASRWSNQNIGKYLVFSNVYRPDTNENIRMIVRNKIGEVALSGFNIRKCNGTGYPVFCHLCNHPDYCTEQVTTGSQNI, encoded by the exons ATGCAGAATCCCTGGATATTCCTGGCTTTGCTGCTCGGGAcccccacaggagatgcagctgaACTCAACAACAATGTCTTGGCTCACATTGTTTCATC TTTCCGACGAGTTGCTCGAGTTCTTCCCAGCGATATAGAAGGAGGTGGGCAGTTCTCCTTTCTGATGGCTTTAACTGCTGACCAGTGCGAGAACGACAACAGGAACCTGCCGTTCATCCCGGGCAGACCTGATAGACCAAGCATCAAACGGAACAGCCGATACTTCATGACTTATCCAGCAGCAAACTACATAGCCGTCTATCGCAATAGCTACCAGTGCTCAGAGTACAAAATACTTCACCCGCAGCCTGGGAGGTTCAGATCTGCTGCTGAAGAATTCGTGCTCAGCACGAGAGACATGCCTGTCGGATGTGTCATTCTTTACACAACTTACGCTCCCTGCACTAGGAGGTGCTTTAGTGATGATGAGTACTGGTGTATCATCGATCCCATATTGAACTTAGCATCCCGATGGTCCAACCAGAATATTGGGAAGTATTTGGTCTTTAGTAACGTGTATCGACCTGACACGAATGAGAACATTCGCATGATCGTCAGGAACAAAATAGGAGAAGTGGCTCtctctgggtttaatatcagaaaATGCAATGGGACTGGATATCCCGTCTTCTGTCACCTCTGTAATCATCCCGATTACTGCACTGAGCAGGTTACCACTGGATCGCAGAATATCTGA